The following proteins are co-located in the Vibrio astriarenae genome:
- a CDS encoding DUF4382 domain-containing protein — MKTKLVAVSSVLALLAGCSSDDDQTNPGTPGNETALVTFAVSDAPVDDATEVVVAFDALELKHENGKSYFLNVVDTDEDNPYQQINLLDYQGSDSRVILSDERIPVGQYRELIIHTESNPSLQWVEANGQHDLKVPSNKLKLGGFEVTAETVQAFTIEFDLRQSLVLRGNNNNNNGYNLKPHGVKIIDNGSASSLSGNVDPALFSQGDACTADGGNFVYLYQGHDHAEGTLVDNIDPFDDDYHDDFELPEGYVAPYASVGVEEDGDYFFGFIPSGDYTVAFACGAYLDDPVQYDQIKIANPSEQVQEVTLESTKEHVVDFE, encoded by the coding sequence ATGAAAACGAAATTGGTTGCAGTGAGTTCTGTATTAGCTTTGCTTGCAGGTTGTAGTAGTGATGATGATCAAACGAATCCGGGTACTCCTGGGAATGAAACAGCGCTAGTAACATTCGCTGTTTCTGATGCGCCTGTGGATGATGCGACAGAAGTGGTTGTTGCATTTGATGCTCTTGAGTTGAAGCATGAAAACGGTAAAAGCTACTTTTTAAATGTGGTAGATACTGATGAAGATAATCCTTACCAGCAAATTAACTTGTTGGATTATCAAGGCAGCGATTCACGTGTGATTTTATCAGATGAACGCATCCCTGTAGGTCAATACCGTGAGCTCATTATCCATACAGAATCTAACCCTTCGCTGCAGTGGGTAGAGGCAAATGGCCAGCATGACTTAAAAGTACCAAGTAATAAGCTAAAGCTAGGTGGTTTTGAGGTCACAGCAGAGACAGTTCAGGCGTTTACTATCGAGTTTGACTTGCGCCAGTCGCTTGTGTTGCGCGGCAATAACAATAATAACAATGGTTACAATCTTAAACCTCATGGTGTGAAGATTATTGACAACGGCTCGGCATCATCGCTTTCAGGCAACGTTGATCCTGCGTTGTTCTCACAAGGTGATGCTTGTACTGCAGACGGCGGTAACTTTGTCTACCTATACCAAGGTCACGACCACGCTGAAGGGACGTTAGTGGATAATATCGACCCGTTTGATGATGACTACCATGATGATTTTGAACTTCCAGAAGGTTATGTAGCGCCATACGCTTCAGTAGGTGTTGAGGAAGATGGTGATTACTTCTTCGGCTTTATCCCATCAGGTGATTACACCGTTGCGTTTGCTTGTGGTGCTTACCTTGATGACCCTGTTCAATACGACCAAATCAAGATCGCTAACCCGTCAGAGCAAGTGCAAGAGGTGACGTTAGAGTCAACTAAAGAGCATGTTGTGGATTTTGAGTAA
- a CDS encoding ricin-type beta-trefoil lectin domain protein produces the protein MKLPSVSAAVLATTLTCSLDAKEVEITLANNLDGYLDAYCLDVVGNGRNIDVTKGLQVHTCYRYQGSMGQDQTFDDTFFSQNKLYLSELDVCIAATEIDNGEALILATCDDTELQSFSFNPDGTIRPLLNEQLCFTAGLETKRGRGGTSDHQIKPLTLHKCSEAKAKFQIWKSR, from the coding sequence ATGAAGTTACCGTCTGTTTCTGCAGCCGTACTAGCGACCACATTGACATGTAGCCTAGATGCTAAAGAGGTAGAAATCACACTCGCCAACAATCTTGATGGATATTTAGATGCGTATTGTCTCGATGTCGTGGGAAACGGCCGTAATATTGATGTCACGAAAGGTCTTCAGGTTCATACATGCTATCGTTACCAAGGTTCAATGGGTCAAGACCAAACTTTTGACGATACGTTTTTCAGCCAGAATAAGCTCTATCTCTCGGAGCTAGATGTATGCATTGCAGCTACAGAAATTGATAATGGCGAGGCTCTTATTCTTGCAACATGCGATGATACAGAGCTTCAGTCATTTAGCTTTAATCCAGATGGTACTATTCGGCCACTCCTAAACGAGCAACTCTGCTTTACCGCTGGACTAGAGACGAAACGCGGCAGAGGCGGGACGTCTGATCATCAAATCAAACCACTCACTTTGCATAAATGCAGTGAAGCCAAGGCGAAGTTCCAAATTTGGAAGTCTCGATGA
- the galM gene encoding galactose-1-epimerase produces the protein MAERLESIERAMTEAPYLDGQKANIVHLVNSHGVTASLMDIGATWLSFSAPVNDENRELLIRAKDMQAYLEQQAYLGATVGRFANRIAKGKFSLNGIDYTLPVNNGANSLHGGEVGFDKKRWAVVSQSDSSVVFGLHSVDGEQGYPGNMNVEVCYELTDDNALVISYFASCDKDCPINLTNHAYFNLSQSGESGIARKHTMQVLAQHYLPVSENLIPTGELKPVAGTSFDFLQPKLIEQDFMSDNDQAIASGYDHCFVFNERHCDGATRVATLISPEHDIKMHVKTTKPGMQCYTGNFLAGIQGYDKQYQNNDGVALETQYFPDAPNQPQWESRNPVLKAGESYRHTTVYQLEW, from the coding sequence ATAGCGGAGCGTCTGGAGAGCATTGAACGTGCGATGACGGAAGCACCTTACCTGGATGGACAGAAAGCAAATATTGTTCATCTCGTGAATAGTCATGGTGTAACGGCCTCTTTGATGGATATAGGCGCGACATGGCTGAGCTTTTCTGCACCGGTCAACGATGAGAATCGGGAACTACTGATTCGCGCGAAAGATATGCAGGCTTATCTAGAGCAGCAGGCTTATCTGGGGGCAACAGTGGGACGTTTTGCCAACCGAATAGCGAAGGGTAAGTTCTCACTGAATGGTATCGACTATACGTTGCCAGTTAACAATGGTGCGAATAGTCTTCATGGCGGTGAAGTCGGGTTTGATAAAAAGCGCTGGGCGGTAGTCAGTCAAAGTGACTCTTCAGTGGTGTTTGGGTTGCACTCAGTAGACGGTGAGCAAGGTTATCCCGGGAATATGAACGTTGAAGTGTGTTATGAGCTCACCGATGATAATGCACTGGTCATCAGTTACTTCGCTTCTTGTGACAAAGATTGCCCGATTAACCTCACCAACCACGCATACTTTAACTTGAGTCAGAGTGGTGAGAGCGGTATCGCGCGAAAACATACGATGCAAGTATTGGCGCAGCACTATCTGCCGGTAAGCGAAAATTTAATTCCTACAGGTGAGTTAAAACCAGTCGCTGGAACCAGTTTCGATTTCCTCCAGCCAAAGCTTATCGAACAAGACTTCATGTCCGATAACGATCAAGCGATAGCGAGTGGCTATGACCACTGTTTTGTATTTAATGAGCGGCATTGTGACGGTGCGACGCGTGTTGCGACGCTCATTTCACCTGAGCACGATATTAAAATGCATGTCAAAACAACGAAACCGGGAATGCAGTGCTACACAGGTAATTTCCTAGCGGGCATTCAGGGGTATGATAAGCAATATCAAAACAATGACGGTGTTGCGTTGGAAACCCAGTACTTTCCAGATGCACCAAACCAGCCTCAATGGGAATCACGTAATCCAGTATTGAAGGCAGGCGAGAGCTACCGTCATACCACCGTTTATCAGTTAGAGTGGTAG
- a CDS encoding TetR/AcrR family transcriptional regulator, producing the protein MLKQQIAAELEVAFSQLGFAEPSVAQLKKACSVSLRTLYKYFPSKEEMIVGALEHRHQRYIALLEQDVPSGQQAALLSVMDKLERWMLEYAPTGCMSMNAISAFPENEHIVSAVDQHKKDVRALLSRFCGSDELGTAVFLLHEGVSSAWPLLGKDAVISAKNALKLMIK; encoded by the coding sequence ATGCTAAAACAACAAATTGCAGCAGAGCTTGAAGTGGCGTTCAGTCAATTAGGATTCGCTGAACCGAGCGTTGCACAGCTAAAAAAGGCGTGTAGCGTGAGTTTGCGCACCTTATACAAATACTTCCCATCAAAGGAAGAGATGATTGTCGGGGCACTCGAACATCGCCATCAGCGTTACATCGCTTTGCTTGAGCAAGATGTGCCGAGTGGCCAGCAAGCTGCGTTGTTATCCGTGATGGATAAGCTTGAACGCTGGATGCTGGAGTATGCCCCAACAGGATGTATGTCGATGAATGCGATATCCGCATTTCCTGAAAATGAACACATTGTATCGGCTGTGGATCAACACAAAAAAGACGTGCGGGCGCTTCTTTCACGCTTTTGTGGGTCTGATGAGTTGGGTACAGCGGTATTTCTATTGCATGAAGGCGTATCGAGCGCTTGGCCTTTGTTAGGCAAAGACGCGGTTATTTCTGCAAAAAATGCTCTCAAATTGATGATTAAGTGA
- a CDS encoding alcohol dehydrogenase family protein, with protein MTSIPSKMVGVQLIGHGGPEMLQINSDIEVPQSAAGEVLIKVSAAGVNNTDINTRNGWYSKNDNSSEDAGWSGTALQLPRIQGADVCGHIVAVGEGVAESRIGERVIVEPCIFELEGKELEMPWYFGSECDGGFAEYTKAQSKNAYRVDTSMTDVELASFPCSYSTAENMLTRAEVNEQDTVLVTGASGGVGSAAVQLAKARGAKVIAVTSASKKQQLLDLGADVVLERSQNVVEALGHNSVTVVVDLVAGPAWPDLLNILKRKGRYAVSGAIAGPMVELDVRTLYLKDLSFFGCTFLEPEVFGNLVKRIESGDIKPLVAETYPLEEIGKAQESFQQKSHVGKIVLEVAGR; from the coding sequence ATGACTTCTATTCCATCAAAGATGGTTGGTGTTCAACTGATTGGCCATGGTGGCCCTGAAATGCTTCAAATCAATAGTGATATTGAGGTGCCTCAGTCTGCGGCAGGTGAAGTGTTGATTAAAGTATCAGCAGCTGGCGTGAACAATACCGACATCAACACGCGTAATGGTTGGTATTCTAAGAATGACAATAGCAGTGAGGATGCTGGCTGGTCGGGCACTGCTCTTCAGCTTCCTCGAATTCAAGGCGCAGATGTGTGTGGTCATATTGTTGCCGTTGGTGAAGGTGTTGCTGAGTCTCGTATCGGCGAGCGCGTAATTGTTGAACCGTGTATTTTTGAATTGGAAGGTAAAGAGCTAGAGATGCCTTGGTATTTTGGCTCCGAGTGTGATGGGGGGTTTGCCGAGTACACCAAAGCACAATCCAAGAACGCATACCGTGTTGATACGAGTATGACCGATGTTGAGCTGGCTTCTTTTCCTTGTTCTTACTCAACCGCAGAAAACATGCTGACTCGAGCTGAAGTTAATGAGCAAGACACGGTATTGGTGACGGGTGCATCTGGTGGTGTAGGATCTGCTGCCGTTCAGCTAGCAAAAGCGCGTGGTGCTAAAGTTATCGCAGTGACAAGTGCGAGCAAGAAACAGCAGCTCCTCGATTTAGGCGCAGATGTGGTGCTTGAGCGCTCGCAAAATGTGGTTGAAGCACTTGGTCATAACAGCGTAACGGTCGTTGTTGACTTAGTTGCGGGGCCAGCTTGGCCGGATCTACTCAATATCTTGAAACGCAAAGGTCGCTACGCAGTGTCGGGTGCAATAGCAGGTCCAATGGTTGAGCTAGACGTGCGCACACTTTACCTAAAAGATTTGAGCTTCTTTGGTTGTACATTCCTCGAGCCAGAAGTGTTTGGTAACCTAGTAAAACGTATCGAATCAGGTGACATCAAGCCATTAGTGGCAGAAACCTATCCGCTAGAAGAGATTGGTAAGGCACAAGAATCATTCCAGCAAAAATCTCACGTGGGTAAGATTGTGCTAGAAGTCGCAGGTCGTTAA
- a CDS encoding GNAT family N-acetyltransferase, giving the protein MVKLREMTISDYPQVIQLWMNTEAMLLRDADSQVNIERYLKRNLDLSFVAVQNGQTVGAILVGTDGRRGYVQHLAVDESKRGLGIGSQLIQRAVDALSDIGIDKTHLFVAHDNIGAQELYSKLGWFPRDEVRMYSFNSCDNADI; this is encoded by the coding sequence ATGGTCAAGTTAAGGGAGATGACGATTTCTGATTACCCTCAGGTTATTCAGTTGTGGATGAACACCGAAGCGATGCTTCTTAGAGATGCAGACTCGCAAGTTAACATTGAGCGTTATTTGAAAAGGAACCTAGACCTGAGCTTTGTGGCCGTTCAGAATGGACAGACTGTCGGTGCCATTCTTGTTGGCACCGATGGTCGTCGAGGTTATGTTCAGCACCTTGCTGTTGATGAGTCGAAGCGAGGCTTAGGTATTGGAAGCCAGTTAATACAACGTGCGGTTGACGCTCTATCTGACATTGGGATTGATAAGACCCACCTTTTTGTCGCGCATGACAATATCGGCGCACAAGAGCTGTATTCAAAGCTGGGATGGTTTCCTCGTGATGAGGTGCGAATGTACTCGTTCAACAGTTGTGATAATGCAGATATTTGA
- a CDS encoding GNAT family N-acetyltransferase, with the protein MPRERVEKSIQHSLCFGVYDEHNNQVGFARLITDLATFAYLSDVFILQKHRGKGLSKYLVKTILAHPDLQGLRRLVLATHDAHGLYSQFGFEPLTHTERFMQIWTSNPYS; encoded by the coding sequence ATTCCCCGAGAGCGGGTTGAAAAATCCATTCAGCACTCTTTATGTTTTGGGGTGTATGACGAGCACAACAACCAAGTGGGTTTTGCGCGGTTGATCACTGACCTTGCTACATTTGCTTATTTGTCAGACGTGTTTATTCTTCAAAAACATCGCGGGAAAGGACTAAGTAAATACTTGGTTAAGACAATATTGGCACACCCTGACTTGCAGGGGCTACGGAGGCTCGTGCTGGCAACTCACGATGCTCATGGTTTATATAGCCAGTTTGGTTTTGAGCCTCTCACACACACGGAAAGGTTCATGCAGATATGGACATCAAACCCTTACTCTTAA
- a CDS encoding NADH:flavin oxidoreductase, which produces MSILFSPARIGNMTLKNRFVRSATWENMATETGHMTDKLYDIYQELAEGDVGLIVTGYANIVPEEKPNAGMMGIYDDSFIPEYKKLTELVHHHDSKIVMQIAYGGTKTTYNVGERVIFAPSDIPERGTQTQGQAMSKGDIEYIVDAFAHACLRAKKSGFDGVEIHAAHTYLINQFLSPYYNRRDDEYGGSLENRMRFLMEIYNKTRELVGRDFPILVKLTATEFFEGGLTFEETREICKVLEAVGVDAIIVSGNIHGNASKMVGDKFDGYTLQEEGYFHEYGDVISRDIEIPVITVGGLNDYHAAEDIANRTNIQFFAFSRPLLAEPKLIKRWKDGDFAPVDCERCSKCRTKRGNFCVVFKKRKKIAA; this is translated from the coding sequence TTGAGCATCTTATTCTCCCCCGCTCGTATCGGCAATATGACACTGAAAAACCGCTTTGTTCGCAGTGCAACATGGGAAAACATGGCCACTGAAACCGGTCATATGACGGATAAACTTTACGATATATATCAAGAGCTGGCTGAGGGTGATGTGGGCCTGATTGTGACTGGTTACGCTAACATTGTGCCTGAAGAGAAGCCGAATGCGGGCATGATGGGGATTTACGATGATTCGTTTATCCCTGAATACAAAAAACTGACTGAATTGGTTCATCATCACGACTCAAAGATCGTCATGCAAATCGCTTATGGTGGCACTAAGACCACCTACAATGTCGGTGAGCGTGTCATTTTTGCCCCGAGTGATATTCCGGAGCGAGGCACACAAACACAAGGTCAGGCGATGAGCAAAGGCGATATAGAATATATCGTCGATGCGTTTGCTCATGCTTGTTTGCGCGCTAAAAAGTCAGGTTTTGATGGAGTTGAAATTCATGCGGCACATACCTATCTGATCAACCAGTTCTTGAGCCCATATTACAACCGTCGTGATGATGAGTACGGTGGTAGCCTAGAGAACCGTATGCGTTTTTTGATGGAGATCTACAATAAAACACGCGAGCTGGTGGGTCGAGATTTTCCGATTTTAGTTAAGCTAACAGCAACCGAGTTCTTTGAGGGGGGGTTAACGTTTGAAGAAACTCGTGAAATCTGCAAAGTACTAGAGGCTGTGGGCGTTGATGCGATTATCGTCTCGGGAAATATTCACGGAAATGCCAGCAAAATGGTGGGTGATAAGTTTGATGGCTATACCTTGCAAGAAGAAGGGTATTTCCACGAATACGGCGATGTTATTAGCCGAGATATTGAGATTCCAGTCATCACCGTTGGTGGATTGAACGACTATCACGCTGCCGAGGATATCGCTAATCGTACGAACATTCAGTTTTTCGCATTTTCTCGTCCTTTGCTCGCTGAGCCCAAGTTGATTAAGCGCTGGAAAGATGGAGACTTTGCTCCGGTTGATTGTGAGCGCTGCTCAAAATGCCGTACCAAAAGAGGCAATTTCTGCGTGGTGTTTAAGAAGCGTAAGAAAATTGCGGCTTAA
- a CDS encoding esterase family protein, with protein MHREYHRWWSPNLNRDMELLVFGHSGAKVLVFPTRGGRFFEYENLGLVNSIADKINAGQLQLYCVDSIDSESMYCFWAHPNGRIQRHKQYEEYILQEVFPLMASKNWHPCTIAHGCSLGAYHAANIFFRHPHLFKKLAAFSGRYDLTWGVESFNDLFDGYYDQDIYFNTPTHFLQSLANPEQLNDIRNSDIVFTIGKEDPFLQNNHVLSNLLNQIGVSHRMYEWNGRAHRGRYWRQMAPLYL; from the coding sequence ATGCATCGTGAGTACCACCGATGGTGGAGTCCGAACTTGAATCGCGACATGGAATTGCTTGTTTTTGGACATTCAGGCGCTAAAGTTCTTGTTTTCCCTACTCGCGGAGGACGTTTTTTTGAATATGAAAACCTTGGTCTCGTAAACTCGATTGCAGACAAAATAAATGCTGGGCAATTACAGCTTTATTGTGTTGATAGTATTGATAGTGAGAGCATGTATTGCTTTTGGGCTCACCCTAATGGTCGTATTCAGCGACATAAGCAGTATGAAGAGTACATACTACAAGAAGTCTTTCCATTGATGGCTAGTAAAAATTGGCATCCGTGCACCATTGCACATGGTTGTTCTCTTGGGGCGTATCATGCAGCCAATATCTTCTTTCGCCATCCTCACTTGTTTAAGAAACTTGCCGCATTTTCTGGTCGATATGACTTAACATGGGGCGTTGAATCATTCAACGATCTCTTCGACGGGTACTATGACCAAGATATCTATTTCAATACCCCAACCCATTTCTTACAAAGCTTGGCTAACCCTGAGCAATTGAACGATATTCGAAATAGCGACATTGTATTTACAATCGGTAAAGAAGACCCTTTTTTACAAAACAACCACGTCCTGAGTAATCTTCTCAACCAAATAGGCGTTTCACATCGAATGTATGAGTGGAATGGGCGAGCTCATCGAGGACGTTACTGGCGTCAAATGGCTCCATTGTATTTATGA
- a CDS encoding acetylxylan esterase, with amino-acid sequence MEDMKTSFKHDFGFDPTYGYDLNQLMHVGKSEEPKDFGSFWQKKYRKAVSVKPHINIQDTGKTENNWRIFDCYYDSTNGIRIGGWLLMPHNQEINGAVIYAHGYGGIDYPDTSWNLNNTAILMPCVRGIGRSPEHDVSPDPYWHVLHHIQDKNQYIIAGCIQDLWCGINALVSLFPQIINNIGFVGDSLGGGLGVFTSAFDPRVQLSHFHVPTFGNSALRLTMPCLGSTQALIDFDDRSVINQTLPYFDTSIAAKYLKTPTYWGLAKFDPFVAPPGQFSAYNACLSDKELYVLDAGHFEYPNETRQKNAMRKEVELFLQALGDKHAS; translated from the coding sequence ATGGAAGATATGAAGACATCCTTTAAGCATGACTTTGGGTTCGACCCAACTTATGGTTACGACCTCAACCAACTAATGCACGTTGGAAAGTCTGAGGAGCCGAAAGACTTCGGCTCTTTTTGGCAAAAGAAGTACCGTAAAGCCGTTAGCGTAAAGCCACACATCAATATTCAAGATACTGGTAAAACTGAAAATAATTGGCGTATTTTCGATTGCTATTATGACTCTACCAATGGCATTCGAATCGGTGGCTGGTTACTCATGCCTCATAATCAAGAAATTAACGGTGCAGTGATCTATGCGCATGGCTATGGGGGGATTGACTATCCTGATACAAGCTGGAACCTAAATAATACAGCGATACTAATGCCCTGTGTTAGGGGGATAGGTAGAAGCCCAGAACATGACGTATCTCCAGATCCGTATTGGCATGTACTACATCATATCCAAGACAAGAATCAGTACATTATTGCAGGGTGCATTCAAGATCTCTGGTGCGGTATAAACGCCCTAGTATCCTTGTTTCCTCAAATCATTAATAACATTGGCTTTGTCGGTGATAGTCTCGGCGGTGGGCTGGGTGTTTTCACCAGTGCGTTCGACCCAAGAGTTCAACTTAGCCATTTTCATGTACCTACATTTGGAAATAGTGCATTGCGACTTACAATGCCTTGCCTGGGTAGCACTCAAGCTTTGATAGATTTTGATGATCGCTCTGTTATCAACCAGACCCTGCCTTACTTTGACACATCGATAGCAGCAAAATACCTAAAAACCCCAACCTATTGGGGGCTTGCCAAATTCGATCCTTTCGTTGCCCCTCCCGGACAATTTAGTGCCTATAACGCTTGCCTTAGCGATAAAGAGCTGTATGTGTTAGATGCGGGACACTTTGAGTACCCTAACGAGACGAGACAAAAGAATGCCATGCGTAAAGAAGTGGAGCTCTTCTTACAGGCGTTAGGAGATAAACATGCATCGTGA
- a CDS encoding alanine/glycine:cation symporter family protein: MELLNQLVGTINGIVWGVPMLVLILGVGIFLSIGLKFMPLFNIPNAFRLLWSGREKFKEKGEIPPFQALMTAMSATVGTGNIAGVATAVFIGGPGALFWMWITALFGLATKYAEAVLAVKYREKDSKGRYLGGPMYYIKNGMGEKWAWLGTLFAIFGTFACFGIGNGVQSNSIAQVLESNFEFSPLIVGIITMVLAGAVIIGGLKRIGAFAGALVPVMAIAYVICGVIILGANASALPGAFALVIEQAFSPTSAQGGFAGATVWMAIRFGVARGVFSNEAGLGSAPIAHASAQTNDPVRQGLIAMLGTFLDTLVICTITGMVIIVSGQWTSGADGAALTSAAFGQVIPGVGNYIVAISLSVFAFTTIVGWSVYGERCASYLFGNKAILPFRVIFVLALPVGATMELSFVWLLSDTLNAMMAIPNLIALAVLSPVVFALTKSYFSKDDKGETATEAKS, encoded by the coding sequence ATGGAATTACTCAATCAATTAGTCGGCACGATCAACGGAATCGTGTGGGGCGTACCCATGTTGGTACTTATCCTCGGTGTCGGTATATTCTTGAGCATCGGGCTCAAGTTCATGCCACTGTTCAATATTCCAAACGCATTTAGATTGCTTTGGAGTGGACGTGAGAAGTTTAAGGAAAAAGGCGAAATCCCCCCTTTCCAAGCATTAATGACCGCGATGTCTGCGACGGTTGGTACTGGTAATATTGCCGGTGTTGCCACGGCGGTATTCATCGGTGGCCCGGGTGCACTCTTTTGGATGTGGATTACTGCTCTGTTTGGTCTCGCAACAAAATACGCAGAAGCTGTTCTCGCCGTTAAGTATCGTGAAAAAGACAGTAAAGGTCGTTACCTAGGCGGCCCGATGTACTACATCAAGAACGGTATGGGCGAAAAGTGGGCTTGGTTGGGTACTCTATTCGCTATTTTCGGCACCTTCGCTTGTTTTGGTATTGGTAACGGCGTTCAATCGAACTCTATCGCTCAAGTATTAGAGTCTAACTTTGAGTTTTCTCCGTTAATTGTCGGTATCATTACCATGGTATTGGCTGGCGCTGTCATCATTGGTGGATTGAAGCGTATCGGTGCGTTCGCTGGTGCACTTGTTCCTGTGATGGCCATTGCTTATGTCATATGTGGTGTGATCATCTTAGGAGCAAACGCCTCAGCACTACCAGGCGCTTTCGCTTTGGTTATTGAACAAGCCTTCTCTCCAACATCAGCACAAGGTGGCTTTGCAGGTGCAACGGTTTGGATGGCCATCCGATTCGGTGTCGCTCGTGGTGTCTTCTCAAACGAAGCAGGCTTGGGTTCAGCGCCTATTGCTCACGCAAGCGCTCAAACCAATGATCCTGTTCGCCAGGGCCTTATCGCGATGCTAGGCACGTTCCTAGACACTCTCGTGATTTGTACTATTACAGGTATGGTAATCATCGTATCAGGCCAGTGGACTTCTGGAGCTGACGGCGCTGCTCTGACTTCTGCTGCATTCGGTCAAGTTATCCCGGGTGTAGGCAACTACATCGTAGCTATCAGCTTGAGTGTATTTGCATTCACAACCATCGTAGGTTGGTCTGTTTATGGTGAGCGTTGCGCTAGTTACCTATTTGGTAATAAAGCCATTTTACCGTTCCGTGTCATCTTCGTACTCGCATTGCCAGTTGGGGCGACCATGGAACTAAGCTTCGTATGGCTACTTAGTGATACGCTTAATGCAATGATGGCGATTCCTAACTTGATCGCCCTTGCGGTATTAAGCCCTGTTGTATTTGCCCTGACTAAATCGTACTTTTCAAAAGACGATAAAGGCGAGACAGCAACCGAAGCCAAATCATAA
- a CDS encoding YccF domain-containing protein, giving the protein MKTLGNIIWFLFGGVFMGLMWWFFGLLAFITIVGIPWGRACFVLGNFSFFPFGYEAISRDELSQETDIGTGPLGIIGNIIWFLFAGIWLAIGHITSAVACFITIIGIPFALQHLKLALISLAPIGKTVVPKEVAARAMYGRENRY; this is encoded by the coding sequence ATGAAAACACTGGGCAACATCATCTGGTTTTTATTTGGTGGTGTATTCATGGGCTTGATGTGGTGGTTCTTTGGGTTACTTGCGTTCATAACGATCGTTGGTATCCCTTGGGGACGCGCTTGCTTTGTTCTTGGCAATTTTTCATTTTTCCCTTTCGGTTATGAGGCGATCTCTCGCGATGAGTTGAGCCAAGAAACCGATATCGGTACGGGTCCTCTGGGAATTATTGGCAATATAATTTGGTTTTTGTTCGCTGGTATCTGGTTGGCTATCGGACATATCACCTCTGCCGTAGCTTGCTTTATTACCATCATTGGTATTCCCTTCGCCCTACAACACCTTAAACTCGCACTGATTTCTTTAGCGCCTATTGGGAAGACTGTCGTTCCTAAAGAGGTAGCAGCGAGAGCCATGTATGGCCGTGAAAACCGCTATTAA